One window of the Tachyglossus aculeatus isolate mTacAcu1 chromosome 12, mTacAcu1.pri, whole genome shotgun sequence genome contains the following:
- the ING2 gene encoding inhibitor of growth protein 2 yields MLGQQLQQGPAQPVPPPPPPPLPPPPLLSGGAAAAAAAAAAAAAGLLGGERGRLLSVYVQDYLECVESLPLDMQRNVSALREIDTKYQEALKEMDDVYEKYKKESEAGPKKRLQQHLQRALINSQELGDEKIQIVTQMLELVENRARQVEAHSQRLRDPADGPRPDPGPPERASRRPRRQRPGEPAPPADGPDDEADGGPPPREKRSKAAKKKKRSRARPEREASPVEFAIDPNEPTYCLCDQVSYGEMIGCDNDQCPIEWFHFSCVALTYKPKGRWYCPRCRGDSEKTMDRTADKTKKDRRSR; encoded by the exons ATGCTggggcagcagctgcagcagggcCCGGCCCAGCCggtgccgccccctcctcctcctcccctccctcctccgccgTTGCTGTCGGGGGGCGCGGCGGCTGCTgcggctgcggcggcggcggctgcggcgGGTCTCCTgggcggggagcggggccggCTGCTGTCGGTGTACGTGCAGGACTACCTGGAGTGCGTCGAGTCGCTGCCGCTCGACATGCAGCGGAACGTGTCGGCGCTGCGGGAGATCGACACCAAGTACCAAG AGGCCCTGAAGGAGATGGACGACGTGTACGAGAAGTACAAGAAGGAGAGCGAGGCGGGCCCCAAGAAGCGGTTGCAGCAGCACCTGCAGCGCGCGCTCATCAACAGCCAGGAGCTGGGCGACGAGAAGATCCAGATCGTCACGCAGATGCTGGAGCTGGTGGAGAACCGGGCCCGGCAGGTGGAGGCCCACTCCCAGCGCCTCCGGGACCCCGCCGACGGCCCCCGGCCCGACCCCGGCCCGCCCGAGCGGGCCtcccgccggccccgccgccaGCGGCCCGGCGAGCCGGCCCCCCCGGCCGACGGGCCGGACGACGAGGCGGACGGCGGGCCCCCGCCCAGGGAGAAGCGCTCCAAGGCGGCCAAGAAGAAGAAGCGGTCCCGGGCCCGGCCGGAGCGGGAGGCCTCCCCCGTGGAGTTCGCCATCGACCCCAACGAGCCCACCTACTGCCTCTGCGACCAGGTGTCCTACGGGGAGATGATCGGCTGCGACAACGACCAGTGCCCCATCGAGTGGTTCCACTTCTCCTGCGTGGCCCTCACCTACAAGCCCAAGGGCCGCTGGTACTGCCCCCGCTGCCGGGGCGACAGCGAGAAAACCATGGACAGGACCGCCGACAAGACAAAAAAGGACCGGCGATCCAGGTAG